In the genome of Natronomonas salina, the window CGTCGTGCTGGAGGCGGGCGAGGCGACCGTGCTGGTGTTCGAGTAGGGAGGGAACGAAGGTCTCTCGAACGAACGGGGAGCGGAGCGACCCTCGAGTAGGGCGACTCCCAGTGCAGGGAGGCGTCCCTCGAATCCCGAACGTCACGCTTACCCCGTCGTCGCCCCATCCCTCGGACATGGCAGACCGGATCATGAAGGTCAACGCGTTCACGACGCTGGACCTCGTCGAGGGCGAGGCCGAGGGCCACGGTTTCGACGAGGACGCCTACGCGGTCCTGAACGTCACGAGCCCCCGGGAGGACCCCGACCACGTCTCGCTGCAGCTGGAGCTCGACAACAC includes:
- a CDS encoding DUF6360 family protein, with protein sequence MADRIMKVNAFTTLDLVEGEAEGHGFDEDAYAVLNVTSPREDPDHVSLQLELDNTELEHLQPHADRVTLTAEEARTLAEDLEKHAAKVEDAGN